From one Luteipulveratus mongoliensis genomic stretch:
- a CDS encoding 5-formyltetrahydrofolate cyclo-ligase, translating to MRTLPDDKVRARRAIRAGRRARRDAQSAADRRADGEAIRDAIISVISPEAPVAAYESLATEPPTEALIAALREAGHEVLLPVLLPDKDLDWRSGDDETQTLGTDAIAGAGVIVVPALAIARDGLRLGQGGGSYDRALARRAPGALVVAVVYDDELADVVPSDPHDQAVDAVVTPAGGLARL from the coding sequence ATGCGGACGTTGCCGGACGACAAGGTGCGGGCCAGGCGGGCGATCCGCGCTGGGCGGCGAGCGCGCCGCGACGCGCAGTCGGCGGCCGACCGTCGGGCCGATGGCGAGGCGATCCGTGACGCGATCATCAGCGTGATCAGCCCTGAAGCGCCGGTTGCGGCGTACGAGTCGCTGGCGACCGAGCCGCCGACGGAGGCGCTGATCGCGGCACTGCGCGAGGCGGGCCACGAGGTTCTGCTCCCCGTGCTGCTGCCGGACAAGGACCTGGACTGGCGCAGCGGCGACGACGAGACCCAGACCCTCGGGACGGACGCGATCGCGGGCGCCGGCGTGATCGTCGTACCGGCCCTGGCCATCGCTCGCGACGGGCTGCGGCTGGGCCAGGGCGGCGGGAGCTATGACCGAGCGTTGGCGCGCCGCGCGCCGGGCGCGTTGGTGGTGGCAGTGGTGTACGACGACGAGCTGGCCGACGTCGTACCGTCCGACCCGCACGACCAGGCTGTCGACGCGGTGGTCACGCCCGCGGGAGGGTTGGCCCGCCTCTGA
- the galU gene encoding UTP--glucose-1-phosphate uridylyltransferase GalU yields MTTTPRPRRVRKAVIPAAGLGTRFLPATKAIPKEMLPVVDKPAIQYVVEEAVRAGLNDVLTITGRNKAALEDHFDRHWELEQALERKGDEMRLRRVHKSANLGEVHFVRQGEPRGLGHAVLCARSHVGDEPFAVLLGDDLIDEQENLLERMIDAQESHGGSVIALMEVPEDQIHLYGCAAVEPVEGAGEDVVRVTALVEKPAVGEAPSNLAIIGRYVLDPSIFGILEHTAPGRGNEIQLTDALQEAITSDGEGSGVIGVVFKGRRYDTGDRLDYLKAMVRLAVRHRELGPDFRGWLLEWARTDEALGRTNDAELSEEHH; encoded by the coding sequence ATGACGACGACCCCTCGACCCCGACGAGTCCGCAAGGCAGTGATCCCTGCGGCCGGACTGGGCACCAGGTTCCTGCCGGCCACGAAGGCGATCCCCAAGGAGATGCTGCCGGTGGTGGACAAGCCGGCCATCCAGTACGTCGTAGAGGAAGCCGTCCGTGCCGGGCTCAACGATGTCCTGACCATCACGGGTCGCAACAAGGCTGCGCTGGAGGACCACTTCGACCGGCACTGGGAGCTGGAGCAGGCGCTGGAGCGCAAGGGCGATGAGATGCGCCTGCGTCGGGTGCACAAGTCCGCCAACCTCGGTGAGGTGCACTTCGTCCGGCAGGGCGAGCCGCGCGGTCTCGGGCACGCGGTGCTGTGTGCGCGCTCGCACGTCGGCGACGAGCCGTTCGCGGTGCTGCTCGGTGACGACCTGATCGATGAGCAGGAAAACCTCCTCGAGCGGATGATCGACGCGCAGGAGAGCCACGGCGGCAGCGTCATCGCGCTGATGGAGGTGCCGGAGGACCAGATCCACCTCTACGGCTGCGCCGCCGTCGAGCCGGTCGAGGGTGCCGGCGAGGATGTCGTACGCGTGACGGCGCTGGTTGAGAAGCCCGCCGTCGGCGAGGCGCCCAGCAATCTCGCGATCATCGGTCGCTACGTGCTCGACCCGTCGATCTTCGGGATCCTCGAGCACACCGCGCCGGGCCGCGGCAACGAGATCCAGCTGACCGACGCGCTGCAGGAAGCCATCACGTCCGACGGCGAGGGTTCGGGTGTCATCGGTGTCGTGTTCAAGGGGCGTCGCTACGACACGGGCGACCGTCTGGACTACCTGAAGGCGATGGTTCGTCTGGCGGTGCGGCACCGCGAGCTCGGGCCTGACTTCCGCGGCTGGTTGCTGGAGTGGGCGCGCACGGACGAGGCCCTCGGTCGTACTAACGACGCCGAGCTGTCCGAGGAGCACCACTGA
- the glp gene encoding gephyrin-like molybdotransferase Glp — MSLEQHRDRILSAVRPLAPTSIAVGESLGLVLAESVVGLVDLPGFTNSAMDGYAVVAADLVDAAEDSPVQLPVLGDIPAGDIEPHDLAAGSCWRIMTGAPLPAGADAVVPVEQTDGRTDEVAIRVSPHPGAAVRNVGEDVAAGDRVLESGVRLLPHHVAVCAAAGVASVDVIPAPRVAVITTGDELVPVGTPLLHGQIHDSNGPMLAAAVRAAGATCVEVLHVGDRDDESLADVVHRIAAEVDAIVTSGGISAGAYEPVKEAFAGGGAVQFDKVAMQPGKPQGFGVVGERGVPLFALPGNPVSSLVSFEVFVVPALLRMAGRSGDRISVRAKAVRGWRSPPGRVQVARVVLSHGDEGWVVSPSGGQGSHILGGLAVANALALVPAEVVEVGQGDVVEVHLLPGEELPS; from the coding sequence ATCAGCCTCGAGCAGCACCGGGACCGCATCCTCTCGGCGGTACGACCCCTCGCGCCGACGTCGATCGCGGTGGGCGAGAGCCTGGGGCTGGTGCTCGCCGAGTCCGTGGTCGGTCTGGTGGACCTGCCGGGCTTCACCAACTCCGCGATGGACGGTTACGCCGTCGTTGCCGCGGATCTGGTTGATGCTGCTGAGGACTCGCCGGTCCAGCTGCCGGTTCTCGGAGACATCCCGGCGGGTGACATCGAGCCGCACGACCTCGCTGCTGGCTCGTGCTGGCGGATCATGACGGGTGCGCCGTTGCCCGCCGGAGCGGACGCGGTTGTCCCCGTCGAGCAGACCGATGGCCGCACTGATGAGGTGGCCATCCGGGTCTCGCCTCACCCTGGAGCGGCCGTCCGCAACGTCGGCGAGGACGTGGCCGCCGGCGATCGTGTCCTGGAGTCCGGCGTACGCCTCCTCCCGCACCACGTGGCCGTCTGCGCCGCCGCGGGAGTGGCTTCTGTGGACGTCATCCCTGCGCCTCGGGTCGCGGTGATCACGACCGGTGACGAGCTCGTGCCCGTCGGAACACCGTTGCTGCACGGGCAGATTCACGACAGCAACGGCCCCATGCTTGCCGCCGCCGTGCGCGCCGCCGGAGCCACCTGCGTCGAGGTGCTCCACGTCGGTGACCGCGACGACGAGTCGCTCGCGGACGTCGTACACCGCATTGCCGCCGAGGTCGACGCGATCGTGACGTCCGGTGGGATCAGCGCGGGCGCGTACGAACCGGTCAAGGAGGCTTTCGCTGGAGGCGGGGCCGTGCAGTTCGACAAGGTGGCGATGCAGCCGGGCAAGCCGCAGGGCTTCGGTGTGGTGGGGGAGCGCGGCGTCCCGCTGTTCGCGTTGCCGGGCAATCCCGTGTCGTCGCTGGTGTCGTTCGAGGTGTTCGTGGTGCCGGCGCTACTCCGGATGGCTGGACGTTCCGGCGATCGAATTTCGGTGCGGGCCAAGGCTGTTCGTGGTTGGCGGTCGCCGCCCGGACGCGTCCAGGTCGCCCGGGTCGTGCTGTCTCACGGTGACGAAGGCTGGGTCGTCTCGCCGTCCGGAGGCCAGGGCAGCCACATCCTCGGCGGCTTGGCGGTCGCGAATGCGTTGGCGCTCGTGCCCGCTGAGGTGGTCGAGGTAGGGCAGGGTGACGTCGTGGAAGTTCACCTGCTGCCCGGCGAGGAGCTGCCCTCATGA
- the moaC gene encoding cyclic pyranopterin monophosphate synthase MoaC: MIVSQGPSTDPRLTHVREDGTAQMVDVSAKPVTAREASAAGRVLLSAQAVAALRDHTVPKGDALAVARIAGIQAAKRTPDLIPLAHPVAVHAVTVELTVADDGVDITATVRTADRTGIEMEALTSVSVAALALVDMVKAVDKHARITDIRVTAKSGGRSGDWTEA; the protein is encoded by the coding sequence ATGATCGTGTCGCAAGGTCCCAGCACGGATCCGCGGCTGACGCACGTACGCGAGGACGGCACCGCACAGATGGTGGACGTCAGCGCCAAGCCGGTGACGGCGCGCGAGGCGTCCGCGGCCGGTCGGGTGCTGCTGTCCGCTCAGGCGGTGGCGGCGCTACGCGATCACACGGTGCCCAAGGGCGACGCGCTCGCGGTGGCCCGCATCGCCGGCATCCAGGCGGCCAAGCGCACCCCCGACCTGATCCCGTTGGCCCACCCGGTGGCGGTGCACGCGGTCACCGTCGAGCTGACCGTGGCCGACGACGGCGTCGACATCACCGCGACCGTCCGCACGGCTGACCGCACCGGCATCGAGATGGAGGCGCTGACCAGCGTCTCGGTTGCCGCGCTGGCCCTGGTCGACATGGTCAAGGCGGTCGACAAGCACGCCCGCATCACCGACATCAGGGTGACCGCCAAGTCCGGCGGCCGATCGGGCGACTGGACCGAGGCGTGA
- a CDS encoding MogA/MoaB family molybdenum cofactor biosynthesis protein: MRSSAVVITCSTRAAAGTYADRTGPLIVEAARGWGFQVEAAVVVPDGPQVEQALRDALASGAVLVVTTGGTGLTPTDRTPEATRAVIDREVPGIAEAIRAAGVAAGVPTAMLSRGVAGLSGRTLVINLPGSTGGVRDGLAVLEPVVRHAVDQAAGGDH; encoded by the coding sequence GTGAGATCCTCGGCCGTCGTCATCACCTGCTCGACGCGGGCGGCTGCTGGGACGTACGCCGATCGCACGGGTCCGCTGATCGTCGAGGCCGCGCGTGGCTGGGGCTTCCAGGTGGAGGCGGCCGTCGTCGTACCCGACGGCCCGCAGGTCGAGCAGGCGCTACGGGATGCTCTCGCGTCCGGGGCTGTTCTGGTCGTCACGACTGGTGGCACCGGACTCACTCCGACCGACCGGACCCCCGAGGCCACCCGCGCGGTCATCGACCGTGAGGTGCCCGGCATCGCGGAAGCGATCAGGGCCGCGGGAGTGGCAGCCGGCGTACCGACCGCGATGCTGTCCCGCGGCGTGGCCGGTCTCTCCGGGCGCACCCTGGTCATCAACCTGCCCGGCTCGACCGGCGGCGTACGCGACGGGCTGGCGGTGCTCGAGCCGGTCGTCCGCCATGCGGTGGACCAAGCGGCCGGAGGCGATCACTGA
- a CDS encoding GNAT family N-acetyltransferase yields MTERNWPVALEGVHNGTIIRLRGLRGRKDRKAFMGLRRDNAEWTKRWDSTSPYPRMRQVSYAHMVREQEREAKAGRLLPLMIDLDGRMTGQIHLFNIVRGALQSGSIGYWIDERAAGRGVVPFALAMVIDHAFGPMGLHRVEVNIRPDNAKSLRVVDKLGLRDEGVRRAYLHIDNEWHDHRSFALTLEDLAGESAQHRLYRLSQQ; encoded by the coding sequence ATGACCGAGCGCAACTGGCCGGTCGCCCTCGAAGGCGTGCACAACGGCACGATCATCAGGTTGAGGGGGCTGCGCGGGCGCAAGGACCGCAAGGCCTTCATGGGCCTGCGACGCGACAACGCGGAGTGGACCAAGCGCTGGGACTCGACGTCGCCGTACCCACGGATGCGGCAGGTGAGCTATGCGCACATGGTGCGCGAGCAGGAGCGAGAGGCCAAGGCCGGCCGGCTGCTCCCGCTGATGATCGACCTGGACGGCCGGATGACGGGCCAGATCCACCTGTTCAACATCGTGCGGGGAGCGCTGCAGAGCGGGTCGATCGGCTACTGGATCGATGAGCGGGCGGCCGGGCGTGGGGTGGTGCCGTTCGCGCTGGCCATGGTCATCGACCACGCGTTCGGGCCGATGGGGCTGCACCGGGTCGAGGTCAACATCCGCCCGGACAATGCCAAGAGCCTGCGGGTGGTCGACAAGCTCGGGCTGCGGGATGAGGGCGTGCGCCGGGCGTACCTGCACATCGACAACGAGTGGCACGACCACCGATCGTTCGCGCTGACGCTCGAGGATCTCGCCGGTGAGTCCGCCCAGCACCGTCTGTACCGTCTTTCACAGCAGTAA
- a CDS encoding inorganic phosphate transporter: MSGELFILILVVITALGFDFTNGFHDTGNAMATSIATGALKPKAAVALSAILNLFGAFLSVEVATTVTKDVLKIQTSSGGLVSGLDGEKAMTIIFAGLIGGIVWNLLTWLLGLPSSSSHALFGGLIGSGLAGAVTINWNGIFSKVLIPAALSPLIAGVVAALGTATVYAITRSARPKKRDEGFRWGQVGTASLVSLAHGTGDAQKTMGVIALALIAHGSLTGEGIENNGLPVWIIVSCAVAIALGTYLGGWRIIRTLGKGLVEIESPQGMSADASSAAIILTSSHFGMALSTTHVATGSILGSGVGKPGAQVRWAVAARMAAAWLTTLPSAGVVGATCYFIAHLIGGVTGAVAIFLILIALSGYMYLRSRAQKVDHSNVNDEWDGTAEATEAGDVVSRVG; encoded by the coding sequence ATGAGCGGTGAGTTGTTCATCCTGATCCTGGTCGTGATCACGGCACTGGGATTCGACTTCACCAATGGCTTTCACGACACCGGCAACGCGATGGCCACCTCCATCGCCACCGGTGCGCTCAAGCCGAAGGCTGCGGTGGCGCTGTCAGCGATCCTCAACCTCTTCGGAGCCTTCCTGTCGGTCGAGGTGGCGACCACCGTCACCAAGGATGTGCTGAAGATCCAGACCAGCTCAGGTGGGCTGGTCTCTGGTCTCGATGGCGAGAAGGCGATGACGATCATCTTCGCCGGCCTCATCGGCGGCATCGTCTGGAACCTGCTGACCTGGCTGCTCGGGCTGCCGAGCAGCTCCTCGCACGCGCTGTTCGGAGGCTTGATCGGGTCCGGGCTGGCCGGTGCAGTCACCATCAACTGGAACGGCATCTTCAGCAAGGTGTTGATCCCGGCGGCCCTGTCGCCCCTCATCGCGGGCGTCGTCGCGGCGCTCGGCACCGCCACGGTCTACGCGATCACGAGATCGGCGCGGCCGAAGAAGCGTGACGAGGGCTTCCGTTGGGGTCAGGTCGGGACGGCGTCACTCGTCTCGCTCGCGCACGGCACCGGCGACGCGCAGAAGACGATGGGCGTCATCGCGCTCGCCCTCATCGCGCACGGCAGCCTCACCGGCGAAGGTATCGAGAACAACGGCCTGCCGGTCTGGATCATCGTCAGCTGCGCGGTCGCGATCGCGCTGGGCACCTACCTCGGCGGCTGGCGGATCATCCGTACGCTCGGCAAGGGCCTGGTCGAGATCGAGTCACCGCAGGGCATGTCGGCGGATGCCTCATCGGCGGCGATCATCCTGACGTCGAGCCACTTCGGGATGGCGCTGTCCACCACGCACGTCGCGACAGGCTCCATCCTCGGCTCAGGCGTCGGCAAGCCCGGTGCGCAGGTTCGGTGGGCTGTGGCGGCGCGGATGGCGGCTGCGTGGCTCACCACGCTTCCGTCGGCCGGTGTCGTGGGCGCAACGTGCTACTTCATCGCTCATCTGATCGGTGGCGTGACGGGCGCGGTGGCGATCTTCCTGATCCTGATCGCGCTCTCCGGTTATATGTACCTGCGCAGCCGAGCCCAGAAGGTCGACCACAGCAACGTCAACGACGAGTGGGACGGCACAGCTGAGGCGACTGAGGCCGGCGACGTCGTCTCTCGCGTGGGTTGA
- a CDS encoding DUF3349 domain-containing protein — protein MSAGPLGSILGWLRAGYPEGVPAKDFHPLLALLTRTLQPAEVEQVVEQLVADRPESGVTVPQVLAAIEAVKQAPPSDEDVRAVSARLAAVGWPLAGGSSRMDDETAAPTEMAPPEPQAEPEPAPAPVQEDRPALLRRMQEWLRAGYPEGVPSTDYVPLLALLRRRLTDDEVKQICRELIAAEGGKDGPRTPISAIDAQVLITKVTQEMPAESDITRVRERLEAKGWPVEA, from the coding sequence GTGAGCGCCGGACCGCTGGGCTCGATTCTCGGGTGGCTGCGCGCGGGTTATCCCGAGGGCGTACCCGCCAAGGACTTCCACCCCCTGCTGGCGCTGCTGACTCGGACCCTGCAGCCGGCGGAGGTGGAGCAGGTTGTCGAGCAGCTCGTCGCCGACCGACCCGAGTCCGGAGTGACGGTGCCGCAGGTGCTGGCGGCGATCGAGGCCGTCAAGCAGGCGCCGCCGAGCGACGAGGACGTACGCGCGGTCTCGGCTCGGCTGGCCGCGGTCGGCTGGCCGCTGGCCGGCGGTAGCAGTCGGATGGACGACGAGACCGCCGCGCCGACCGAAATGGCACCGCCCGAGCCGCAGGCTGAGCCCGAGCCGGCTCCCGCTCCCGTGCAGGAGGATCGGCCTGCCCTGCTGCGCAGGATGCAGGAGTGGCTTCGGGCGGGCTATCCCGAGGGGGTGCCGTCCACGGACTACGTGCCTCTCCTGGCCCTGCTGCGGCGTCGTCTGACCGATGACGAGGTCAAGCAGATCTGCCGCGAGCTGATCGCCGCAGAAGGCGGCAAGGACGGCCCGCGCACCCCGATCAGCGCGATCGACGCGCAGGTGCTGATCACGAAGGTGACTCAGGAGATGCCTGCCGAGTCCGACATCACCAGGGTGCGCGAGCGCCTCGAGGCCAAGGGCTGGCCGGTCGAGGCTTAG
- a CDS encoding aldo/keto reductase has product MTQRPLGDSDLMVSAVGIGCNAFSRRVDLDGVRDILAAARDVGVTLLDTADIYGNPPGGSEALLGEALKGQRDEFVLATKFGMDMQRVDGPEPGPRCSPAYIRHAVEHSLRRLQTDHIDLYQLHRPDEVTPIEETLGTLTELVQEGKVRYIGSSNLAGWQVADADWTSRTQDLARFVSVQNRYSLLDRSIEDEVVPAAETFGVGVLPFFPLEYGLLTGKYRRGSAAPEGSRAAVDPTRAGWLATADWDRIEALESYAAARDLSILEVAIAGLAAQPAVSSVISGATSGEQVRANAAAMRWEPTLEDLAELDTITRAD; this is encoded by the coding sequence ATGACGCAGCGCCCGCTGGGCGACTCGGACCTGATGGTGAGCGCAGTGGGCATCGGCTGCAACGCGTTCAGCAGGCGCGTGGACCTCGATGGCGTGCGCGACATCCTTGCAGCGGCGCGTGATGTCGGCGTCACCCTGCTCGACACCGCTGACATCTACGGCAACCCACCGGGTGGGTCAGAGGCGCTCCTCGGTGAGGCTCTCAAAGGCCAGCGCGACGAGTTCGTGCTCGCGACGAAGTTCGGCATGGACATGCAGCGTGTCGACGGTCCGGAGCCCGGTCCGCGGTGCTCCCCGGCTTACATCCGGCACGCCGTCGAGCACAGCCTGCGCCGGCTGCAGACCGACCACATCGATCTCTACCAGCTGCACCGACCCGACGAGGTCACGCCGATCGAGGAGACGCTGGGCACACTGACCGAGCTGGTCCAGGAGGGCAAGGTCCGCTACATCGGCTCCTCCAACCTGGCCGGCTGGCAGGTGGCCGATGCCGACTGGACCTCTCGTACGCAGGACCTCGCCCGCTTCGTGTCCGTCCAGAACCGCTACTCGTTGCTCGACCGGTCGATCGAGGACGAGGTGGTCCCGGCGGCCGAGACCTTCGGCGTCGGCGTGCTGCCGTTCTTCCCGCTCGAGTACGGCCTGCTCACCGGCAAATATCGGCGCGGCTCGGCCGCGCCGGAGGGTTCGCGTGCGGCGGTCGACCCGACACGGGCCGGTTGGCTGGCCACCGCGGACTGGGACCGCATCGAGGCGCTGGAGTCGTACGCCGCCGCTCGGGATCTGTCGATCCTGGAAGTCGCGATCGCCGGGCTTGCCGCCCAGCCGGCCGTGTCCTCAGTGATCTCCGGCGCCACGTCGGGCGAGCAGGTGCGCGCCAACGCGGCGGCCATGCGTTGGGAGCCGACCCTGGAGGACCTCGCCGAGCTGGACACGATCACCCGCGCCGACTGA
- the tmpA gene encoding 2-trimethylaminoethylphosphonate dioxygenase, whose amino-acid sequence MTVLDAPAIWLRDNCSCAECKHPDNGQKLFNIGDLADGIRVDETHEQDGEVHVRFAPDGHASVFDSAWLRRWLPEASEAPTDPRAEDAKQIWDVSDLGPLPEASWESYQRDPAVKAAALEAVVRTGFVVLRGVETTPRRVLDVAATFGFVRTTNYGDLFDVRIEPNPINLAFTGLPITPHTDNPYRDPVPTLQILHCLSNAAPGGDSGFVDGFKAAEVLRTESPDAFDILSGTEVTFRFVSEDTELSATRSMIDVDPYGRVREVRFNNRSLQPVRLRPEDTERFYVAYRAFAEVINRPEHQVVFRMQPGDCVIFDNIRLLHARTGFEGEAGERHLQGCYADLDGLESTLAVLRRAR is encoded by the coding sequence ATGACCGTCCTTGACGCGCCCGCGATCTGGTTGCGTGACAACTGCTCATGCGCTGAGTGCAAGCACCCCGACAACGGCCAGAAGCTGTTCAACATCGGCGACCTGGCCGACGGCATCCGCGTCGATGAGACGCACGAGCAGGATGGCGAGGTGCACGTCCGGTTCGCGCCGGACGGCCACGCCTCTGTGTTCGACAGCGCGTGGCTGCGGCGTTGGCTGCCGGAGGCGAGCGAGGCCCCGACCGATCCTCGGGCCGAGGATGCCAAGCAGATCTGGGACGTCAGCGATCTTGGGCCACTGCCCGAGGCGAGCTGGGAGTCCTACCAACGCGATCCGGCCGTGAAGGCTGCGGCGCTGGAGGCCGTGGTGCGTACCGGATTCGTGGTGCTGCGCGGGGTCGAGACCACGCCGCGTCGGGTGCTGGATGTGGCTGCGACCTTCGGCTTTGTCCGGACCACCAACTATGGCGACCTGTTCGACGTCCGGATCGAGCCGAACCCGATCAACCTGGCCTTCACCGGCCTCCCGATCACGCCGCACACCGACAACCCCTACCGCGACCCGGTGCCCACCCTGCAGATCCTGCACTGCCTGAGCAACGCTGCTCCGGGCGGTGACTCGGGCTTCGTCGACGGGTTCAAGGCGGCCGAGGTGCTGCGTACCGAGAGCCCGGATGCGTTCGACATCCTCAGCGGCACCGAGGTGACGTTCAGGTTTGTCTCGGAGGACACCGAGCTCAGCGCGACGCGATCCATGATCGATGTGGATCCGTACGGACGGGTCCGCGAGGTTCGCTTCAACAACCGGTCGCTCCAGCCTGTTCGGCTGCGACCGGAGGACACCGAGCGGTTCTACGTCGCGTACCGCGCCTTTGCCGAGGTGATCAACCGGCCGGAGCACCAGGTCGTCTTCCGCATGCAGCCAGGGGACTGCGTCATCTTCGACAACATCCGGCTCCTGCACGCCCGCACCGGATTCGAGGGTGAGGCCGGCGAGCGGCACCTGCAAGGTTGCTACGCCGACCTTGACGGGCTCGAGAGCACGTTGGCGGTCCTGAGGAGGGCTCGATGA
- a CDS encoding HD domain-containing protein, producing MSDVVDRLRELFEGEGGRDYLGEDVSMAQHMLQAAQNARAADAADHLVVAALVHDVGHFTGVVSGRELMAGKENHHDDAGADWLAEWFGPEVTEPVRLHVAAKRYLCAVEPAYIDALSEASVYTLDLQGGPMSAAEVAEFEANSHHADAVTLRRWEDAGKDANASTVDFEEFVPTIRAVATTA from the coding sequence ATGAGCGACGTCGTCGACCGCTTGCGCGAGCTGTTCGAGGGCGAGGGTGGGCGCGACTACCTCGGCGAGGACGTGAGCATGGCGCAGCACATGCTCCAGGCTGCCCAGAACGCACGGGCGGCCGACGCTGCTGACCACCTCGTGGTGGCAGCGCTCGTCCACGATGTCGGTCACTTCACCGGCGTGGTGTCCGGACGAGAGCTGATGGCTGGCAAGGAAAACCATCACGACGACGCCGGTGCGGACTGGCTCGCCGAGTGGTTCGGTCCCGAGGTGACCGAGCCCGTACGACTCCATGTCGCGGCGAAGCGCTACCTGTGCGCAGTCGAGCCGGCGTACATCGACGCCCTCTCCGAGGCATCGGTCTACACGCTAGATCTGCAGGGCGGACCGATGAGCGCTGCGGAAGTCGCGGAGTTCGAGGCGAACTCGCACCATGCGGATGCCGTCACCCTGCGCCGCTGGGAGGACGCGGGCAAGGACGCGAACGCCTCGACCGTGGACTTCGAGGAGTTCGTGCCGACGATCAGGGCCGTGGCGACGACTGCTTGA
- a CDS encoding GntR family transcriptional regulator → MQRSEPSARYRQIAADLLDRIAAHEFSDGTPLPSEADLSQRYDVSRGTIRQAFAKLRADGVISSRRGARRTVVASPRVQSFDELNSFSHWARASGSTPSSHTVALELRAATPEERHRLELAHGDRVYHLTRVRLLAEEPVMIERTAYVEKVGALLPGMQLDTDSITDRLDELGVVLHSAEHTIDAVVASAEDARLLDLRPRTPLLRERRRTADLAGMPVEWSDDRWQANAIAFTVRNTRDVSHLLKQSSPRP, encoded by the coding sequence ATGCAGCGATCCGAGCCCTCGGCCAGATACCGCCAGATCGCTGCTGATCTGTTGGACCGCATCGCCGCTCACGAGTTCAGCGACGGCACCCCACTGCCCTCGGAGGCCGACCTGTCGCAGCGGTACGACGTGTCGCGCGGCACCATCCGGCAGGCGTTCGCCAAGCTGCGCGCCGACGGCGTGATCTCCTCACGCAGGGGTGCCCGTCGTACGGTCGTGGCGTCCCCGCGGGTGCAGAGCTTCGATGAGCTGAACAGCTTCTCCCACTGGGCACGGGCGTCCGGCTCCACACCGTCGAGCCACACGGTCGCGCTGGAGCTACGCGCGGCGACGCCCGAGGAACGCCACCGGCTGGAGCTCGCGCACGGGGACCGCGTCTATCACCTGACCCGGGTGCGGCTGCTGGCCGAAGAGCCGGTCATGATCGAGCGGACAGCGTATGTCGAGAAAGTCGGTGCCCTGCTGCCGGGCATGCAGCTGGACACCGACTCCATCACCGACCGGCTGGACGAGCTCGGAGTGGTGCTGCACTCTGCCGAGCACACCATCGACGCCGTGGTCGCGTCCGCCGAGGACGCCCGGCTCCTGGACCTTCGGCCGAGGACGCCGCTGCTGCGCGAGCGCCGGCGTACGGCAGACCTGGCCGGGATGCCCGTCGAGTGGTCCGACGATCGCTGGCAGGCCAACGCGATCGCGTTCACCGTGCGCAACACGCGGGACGTCAGCCACCTGCTCAAGCAGTCGTCGCCACGGCCCTGA